The following proteins are encoded in a genomic region of Planctomycetota bacterium:
- a CDS encoding VWA domain-containing protein encodes MKYAYGEFDGEEFPTPDSLFDTGNLMDFLLQHGEDALDALQNMMESQEDPNIQDLIDQLIKEGMLDKDGNGKLRMTPRAVTRMQQKALEEVFKNLQRGQREGHEKTTPGHGGERIDGTKVYQYGDPVSEVDLHQTIHNALQRRGLPQSGQRIAFDERDMELHLHEGLTSCSTVVLIDQSGSMMRYGRYLSAKKVALAMQALVRQRFPQDTIDFVGFYSGAQRVPEMQLPLLMPKPVTIYDSTVRVRVPKDQLDAGPQHFTNLHMGLQLARQILRRRGAENKQIFIITDGQPTAHVEGEFVYLLYPPDPRSTAATLKEALLCTKQDCRIATFALVEDYWGMDWVGFVDQLAKLTKGVAFYTSSGELSNCIMESYLAGRKTKSYLG; translated from the coding sequence GTGAAGTATGCCTACGGCGAGTTCGACGGCGAGGAGTTTCCGACACCGGATTCGCTCTTCGACACCGGCAATCTCATGGACTTCCTGCTCCAGCACGGCGAGGACGCCCTCGACGCGCTGCAGAACATGATGGAGTCCCAGGAAGATCCGAACATCCAGGACCTGATCGATCAGTTGATCAAGGAAGGCATGCTCGACAAGGACGGCAACGGCAAACTCCGCATGACGCCGCGGGCCGTGACGCGGATGCAACAGAAAGCGCTGGAGGAAGTGTTCAAGAACCTCCAGCGTGGCCAGCGCGAGGGGCATGAAAAGACCACCCCCGGACACGGCGGCGAGCGGATCGACGGCACCAAGGTCTACCAGTACGGCGACCCGGTCTCCGAAGTCGATCTACACCAGACGATCCACAACGCCCTGCAGCGCCGTGGCCTGCCGCAGTCCGGTCAACGCATTGCCTTCGACGAGCGTGATATGGAGTTGCACCTGCACGAAGGCCTGACCTCCTGCAGCACGGTCGTGCTCATCGACCAGTCGGGCAGCATGATGCGCTACGGCCGGTACCTCTCGGCCAAGAAGGTCGCCCTGGCGATGCAGGCGCTGGTGCGACAAAGGTTCCCGCAGGACACGATCGACTTCGTCGGTTTCTACAGCGGCGCACAGCGGGTGCCGGAGATGCAGTTGCCGCTGCTCATGCCCAAGCCGGTGACGATCTACGACAGCACGGTGCGGGTGCGGGTGCCGAAGGACCAGCTCGACGCCGGGCCGCAACACTTCACCAACCTGCACATGGGTCTGCAACTCGCACGACAGATCCTGCGACGCCGCGGGGCGGAGAACAAGCAAATCTTCATCATCACCGACGGCCAGCCGACCGCCCACGTCGAGGGCGAGTTCGTCTACCTGCTCTACCCGCCCGACCCGCGCTCGACGGCGGCGACGCTCAAGGAGGCGTTGCTCTGCACGAAGCAGGATTGTCGCATCGCCACGTTCGCGCTGGTCGAGGACTACTGGGGCATGGACTGGGTGGGTTTCGTCGACCAACTCGCCAAGCTCACCAAGGGCGTGGCGTTCTACACATCCTCGGGCGAGCTCTCCAACTGCATCATGGAGAGCTACCTCGCCGGACGAAAGACCAAGTCTTATCTGGGCTAG
- the hemW gene encoding radical SAM family heme chaperone HemW, with protein sequence MKTLTVIDSSVAFDPPRPASVAGLYVHVPFCFHKCHYCDFYSITRQTPARMSAFVDRLLVEADGYAGLGVDTIFFGGGTPSLLPLDDMRQLLVGLGERLDLSAVREWTVEVNPATADGTYLRMMRDHGVDRVSFGAQSFDRDDLANLERHHDPDDVPRSVELARSAGYERWSIDLIYAVPGQTLASWERTLAAALELRPRHLSCYGLTYEPNTPLGVRQRLGQVDAAEESLELQMLWHTRRTLTDAGLPPYEISNYAAPGHESLHNLHYWHGENYIGLGPSAASHVDGTRWRNAPHIGKWERGIDTVGHAAIDAERLDRDARASERTWLALRTAAGLCWDELDLRHSHADTIDMLTKRGLLVADEDGMRLTDTGIPLADAIAAEFFGDD encoded by the coding sequence GTGAAAACGCTTACCGTCATCGACTCGTCCGTGGCGTTTGACCCGCCGCGGCCGGCGTCCGTGGCGGGCCTGTACGTACATGTCCCGTTCTGTTTTCACAAGTGCCACTACTGCGACTTCTATTCGATCACGCGGCAGACGCCGGCGCGGATGTCGGCGTTCGTGGATCGACTGCTCGTCGAAGCCGACGGATACGCGGGGCTCGGCGTCGATACGATCTTCTTCGGCGGGGGGACACCATCGCTGCTTCCGCTTGACGACATGCGTCAACTCTTGGTCGGGCTTGGCGAACGGCTCGATCTCTCGGCCGTGCGGGAGTGGACCGTCGAAGTCAATCCCGCGACCGCCGACGGTACCTACCTACGCATGATGCGAGATCACGGCGTCGATCGCGTGTCGTTCGGGGCACAGTCCTTCGACCGCGACGACCTGGCGAATCTCGAACGACACCATGATCCCGATGACGTCCCACGGAGCGTCGAGTTGGCGAGGTCGGCCGGGTACGAACGTTGGTCGATCGACCTGATCTATGCGGTGCCGGGGCAGACTTTGGCCTCGTGGGAGAGGACGCTTGCGGCGGCGTTGGAACTTCGACCGCGACACCTCTCGTGTTACGGACTGACCTACGAGCCCAACACGCCGCTGGGTGTGCGGCAACGGTTGGGGCAGGTCGACGCCGCGGAGGAGTCGCTCGAGTTGCAGATGCTCTGGCACACGCGCCGAACGCTCACCGATGCGGGACTGCCGCCGTACGAGATTTCCAACTACGCTGCACCCGGCCACGAGTCGCTCCACAATCTCCACTACTGGCACGGCGAGAACTACATCGGCCTGGGCCCGTCCGCCGCGAGCCATGTCGACGGCACCCGTTGGCGTAACGCGCCGCACATCGGCAAATGGGAACGCGGCATCGATACCGTCGGCCACGCTGCGATCGACGCCGAACGCCTCGACAGAGACGCCCGGGCATCCGAACGCACCTGGCTCGCCCTACGCACCGCGGCCGGGCTGTGTTGGGACGAACTCGACTTGCGACACTCGCACGCCGACACGATCGACATGCTCACCAAGCGTGGCCTGCTGGTCGCGGACGAAGACGGCATGCGACTAACCGACACAGGCATCCCCTTGGCCGACGCGATTGCCGCCGAGTTCTTCGGTGACGACTAG
- a CDS encoding PilN domain-containing protein — translation MSDPNQVAGPFVRRWLLVVAIGLVFVWGWWSTQTLRNAEYANAVATEALAAEMRLRDTQHVQTRQQQALVRRASLIDALAETTPRSAILRALGNALPTGVALEQLRLSTQRQNTDDATRLDYDVSLAIVGRADTTRETSAFMSRLRTSHLFSDEGGLRVVPTDKVRFEAELDVEVGL, via the coding sequence ATGTCCGATCCGAATCAAGTTGCCGGTCCGTTTGTCCGAAGGTGGCTGCTCGTCGTCGCGATCGGGCTGGTGTTCGTGTGGGGTTGGTGGTCGACGCAAACGCTGCGTAACGCCGAGTACGCCAATGCCGTCGCCACCGAGGCGCTGGCCGCGGAGATGCGGCTGCGAGACACGCAACACGTACAGACCCGGCAACAGCAGGCGCTGGTCCGCCGGGCAAGCCTGATCGACGCCCTCGCCGAGACCACGCCCCGCTCCGCGATCCTGCGGGCCCTCGGCAACGCGTTGCCGACCGGTGTCGCGCTCGAACAGCTTCGGCTCTCAACCCAGCGACAAAACACCGACGACGCGACACGCCTGGATTACGACGTGAGCCTCGCCATCGTCGGCCGGGCTGACACGACGCGTGAAACCTCGGCCTTCATGTCCCGGCTGCGCACCTCGCACCTGTTCAGCGACGAAGGCGGATTGCGCGTTGTGCCCACGGACAAAGTGCGATTCGAGGCCGAACTCGATGTGGAGGTGGGGTTGTGA
- a CDS encoding OmpH family outer membrane protein: MTKNRPLIAVSLLAALLAAVLVGRESVAQNAAQPSTAVAIVDLPRVFRENQFVQNINTRLAGREQELGAALKARQDQIRALGSSLEMLAVGSDEYKAKRSEFIKAQVDLQAWQNFEQVQIQNEQRELLAQVQGKIEEAIAEVARARGVQVVLSSDPSLPENLGQLSPQQLQQFVLSMRMPYHDTTLDISADVIARIDANFQAAE; the protein is encoded by the coding sequence ATGACGAAGAACCGCCCGTTGATTGCCGTTTCTTTGCTCGCCGCGCTGCTTGCTGCCGTGCTCGTCGGGCGGGAATCGGTGGCCCAGAACGCCGCCCAGCCCTCCACGGCGGTCGCGATCGTCGACCTGCCCCGCGTGTTCCGCGAAAACCAGTTCGTCCAGAACATCAACACCCGCCTCGCCGGTCGCGAACAGGAACTCGGTGCCGCACTCAAGGCACGACAGGATCAAATCCGCGCCCTGGGCAGTTCGCTCGAGATGCTCGCCGTCGGCTCCGACGAATACAAGGCCAAGCGGTCCGAGTTCATCAAAGCCCAGGTCGATCTCCAGGCATGGCAAAACTTCGAGCAGGTGCAGATCCAGAACGAACAGCGTGAACTGCTCGCACAGGTGCAAGGCAAAATCGAGGAAGCCATCGCCGAGGTCGCCCGGGCACGCGGCGTCCAGGTCGTACTCTCAAGCGACCCGTCACTCCCCGAAAATCTCGGCCAGCTCTCGCCGCAGCAACTTCAGCAGTTCGTTCTGAGCATGCGTATGCCTTACCACGACACCACGCTGGACATCAGCGCAGACGTGATCGCCAGGATCGACGCCAACTTCCAAGCGGCCGAGTAA
- the pilO gene encoding type 4a pilus biogenesis protein PilO encodes MKHTKKPLAGTLGVSPNTQVAVAVVLILTSVWWFGIRVADQRRAALLHEEARMRDHLDELRETHSRPSPDAARPGEVDHALRLVNDALPAERESQTLVDELVTLVKRHGLNMESCATAPMRREPAFSELPLTLRLLGTFDAFYQFLLTLEASPQVMRVTGLDLRKVKEPNEPMLVRMELSLFFRPDD; translated from the coding sequence GTGAAACACACGAAAAAGCCGCTCGCCGGAACGCTGGGCGTCAGCCCGAACACGCAAGTCGCCGTCGCGGTCGTACTCATCCTGACCTCGGTCTGGTGGTTCGGCATCCGTGTCGCGGACCAACGACGAGCCGCCCTTTTACACGAGGAAGCCCGCATGCGTGACCACCTCGACGAACTTCGAGAGACCCACAGCCGGCCCTCCCCCGATGCCGCTCGGCCTGGTGAAGTTGACCACGCGTTACGGCTGGTCAACGACGCCCTGCCGGCGGAGCGGGAGTCGCAAACGCTCGTCGACGAGCTGGTCACGCTGGTGAAAAGGCACGGTCTGAACATGGAAAGCTGCGCCACCGCACCGATGCGTCGCGAGCCAGCCTTTAGCGAACTGCCCCTGACACTCCGCCTGCTGGGAACGTTCGACGCGTTCTACCAGTTCCTGCTCACGCTCGAGGCCTCGCCGCAGGTCATGCGCGTTACCGGACTCGATCTGAGGAAGGTCAAAGAGCCCAATGAGCCGATGCTGGTGAGAATGGAGTTGAGTTTGTTCTTCCGGCCCGACGATTGA
- the bamA gene encoding outer membrane protein assembly factor BamA, translated as MLCLPAYGQDAAEPALPPVPAAAASEFDNRPIRTVTIQGNQRVSDETILNLIRTDVGTQFDHLTVQEDYQRLDATRRFRSVTADVVPTADGGVDVVFIVSELRPIESITFRGNRAVDDETLRSLVDLNPGEAVDQFRISLAQQSIETFYEARNFPLTRVSVDAQAAADTGELVFTINEGPNVRVRNIDFIGNESFSEDALKKQIRSRTWIPLLRRGTFDEDAIEDDVALLVRFYESKGFFDAKVGRRLRFSANQREVQVEFLVDEGPRYTIDAIRFVGNNIQGEQQLRELLKAEPGMAYDDALIRRDVRRVVESYAPFGRLFDPQSNDPDYLQVTARPQYKLEPGSVDLVFEINEGEPFRVGNVIVRGNRKTQDKVALRELRLAPGDLYDTKVLLQANERLLSVPSFADVRITPVGKDPNFRDLIVEVEEAQTATVGFAAGVNSNGGFGGTISYTQRNFDITNVPGSWDQIRRGEAFTGAGQTLSIRIEPGDETTNASILFTEPYLFDQPYSLTTEAFIRNRSRTEFNIGRSGARITLGRFLDEDRVYSISGTARIEDVDIFDIPDEEIRAFEILAEEGNTTLDSLSVLFRRNTTDSRFVPTTGTILTAGADFYGLLGGNENFQRYTATFDWFILLNEDLRDRKTVFRVATDVGFITGDAPFFERFFEGGIRSVRGFAFRGISPRSGPDDDRIGGEFSFVGTAEIEYPLLSDALRGVAFVDFGTNEMGVDFDGIRTAAGAGVRLTLPVFGQVPIAIDFGFPITSEEEDDIQLVSFSLGYIP; from the coding sequence ATGCTGTGCCTTCCGGCATACGGACAAGACGCGGCCGAGCCGGCGCTCCCGCCCGTTCCCGCCGCCGCCGCGAGCGAGTTCGACAACCGTCCCATCCGAACGGTCACCATCCAGGGCAACCAACGCGTCTCCGACGAGACCATCCTCAACCTCATCCGAACCGACGTTGGTACGCAGTTCGATCACCTCACGGTGCAGGAAGACTACCAGCGGCTCGACGCGACACGTCGCTTCCGCTCGGTCACGGCCGACGTCGTGCCGACCGCCGACGGCGGCGTCGACGTGGTGTTCATCGTAAGCGAGCTTCGGCCGATCGAGTCCATCACGTTCCGCGGCAACCGCGCCGTCGACGACGAAACACTCCGCAGCCTGGTCGATCTCAACCCCGGCGAAGCGGTCGACCAGTTCCGAATCTCGTTGGCCCAACAGTCGATCGAGACGTTCTACGAGGCGCGGAACTTTCCGTTGACCCGCGTCTCCGTGGACGCACAGGCGGCCGCCGACACCGGCGAACTGGTCTTCACCATTAACGAAGGTCCCAACGTCCGCGTCCGCAACATCGACTTCATCGGCAACGAATCGTTCAGCGAAGACGCGCTCAAGAAACAGATCCGCTCGCGCACGTGGATTCCGCTGCTCCGCCGGGGCACGTTCGACGAAGACGCGATCGAGGACGACGTGGCACTGCTGGTGCGGTTCTACGAGAGCAAGGGGTTCTTCGACGCGAAAGTCGGACGCCGGCTCAGGTTCAGCGCCAACCAACGTGAGGTGCAGGTGGAGTTCCTCGTCGATGAGGGACCGCGTTACACGATCGACGCGATCCGCTTCGTCGGGAACAACATACAAGGCGAGCAGCAACTGCGTGAGTTGCTCAAGGCCGAGCCCGGTATGGCCTACGACGACGCGCTCATCCGCCGGGACGTGCGGCGTGTAGTCGAGAGCTACGCCCCGTTCGGCCGGCTCTTCGACCCGCAGTCCAACGATCCCGACTACCTGCAGGTCACCGCGCGGCCGCAGTACAAGCTAGAGCCCGGCAGCGTCGATCTTGTCTTCGAGATCAACGAGGGCGAGCCCTTCCGTGTCGGCAACGTCATCGTCCGAGGCAACCGTAAAACCCAGGACAAGGTCGCCCTCCGTGAACTCCGCTTGGCACCGGGCGATTTGTACGACACGAAGGTTCTGCTCCAGGCCAACGAACGCCTGCTCTCGGTTCCGAGCTTCGCCGACGTGCGGATCACGCCGGTGGGCAAAGACCCGAACTTCCGCGACCTCATCGTGGAAGTCGAGGAAGCGCAAACCGCGACGGTCGGATTTGCTGCGGGCGTGAACTCCAACGGCGGCTTCGGCGGCACCATCTCCTACACCCAACGTAACTTCGACATCACCAACGTGCCGGGCAGTTGGGACCAAATCCGACGCGGCGAAGCCTTCACCGGTGCGGGCCAAACCCTCTCGATCCGCATCGAGCCCGGCGACGAAACGACCAACGCCTCGATCCTCTTCACCGAGCCCTACCTTTTCGATCAGCCCTATTCGCTGACGACCGAGGCCTTCATCCGCAACCGCAGCCGAACGGAGTTCAACATCGGCCGCTCCGGCGCTCGGATTACGCTCGGTCGCTTCCTCGACGAGGACCGCGTCTATTCCATCTCCGGCACCGCCCGCATCGAGGACGTCGATATCTTCGACATTCCCGACGAGGAAATTCGCGCCTTCGAGATTCTGGCAGAAGAGGGCAACACCACGCTCGACAGCCTCAGCGTGCTCTTCCGCCGAAACACGACCGACAGCCGGTTCGTACCCACCACCGGCACGATCCTGACCGCCGGTGCCGACTTCTACGGCTTACTCGGGGGCAACGAAAACTTCCAGCGCTACACCGCCACCTTCGACTGGTTCATCCTGCTCAACGAAGACCTGCGTGACCGCAAGACCGTCTTCCGCGTCGCGACCGATGTAGGCTTCATCACCGGTGACGCGCCCTTCTTCGAGCGATTCTTCGAGGGGGGCATCCGAAGTGTCCGCGGCTTCGCCTTCCGCGGCATCTCCCCCCGATCGGGCCCCGACGACGACCGCATCGGCGGCGAATTTTCGTTCGTCGGCACCGCCGAAATCGAGTACCCGCTGCTCTCGGATGCACTGCGCGGCGTCGCGTTCGTTGACTTCGGCACCAACGAAATGGGCGTCGACTTCGACGGCATCCGCACCGCCGCCGGAGCCGGCGTACGCCTGACCCTGCCGGTCTTCGGCCAGGTGCCCATCGCCATCGACTTCGGATTCCCGATCACCAGCGAGGAAGAGGACGACATCCAACTGGTCAGTTTCTCGCTCGGGTACATTCCTTGA
- a CDS encoding enoyl-ACP reductase has protein sequence MSTPTANGLLAGKTGLVLNIANDRSIAWHIAQQCVSHGADVGYGFLSANEKMERRARKAIEAIDGIPDDYFLHGCDVGSDESIAEFFDAASKRFGKIDFLVHSLAFADRTYLAKGKFLETPRDVFAQALDISAYSLIGLTRAAAPLMSDGGSVIALTYLGSEKAVPGYNVMGVAKAALESAARYLAFELGEKNIRVNSLSAGPVRTLSAMAVGGIDEMFEHTERKAPLKRNIEGDEVGKTALYLLSDLSSGVTGECHYVDAGFRQVGL, from the coding sequence ATGTCCACCCCGACCGCCAACGGCCTCCTCGCCGGTAAAACCGGACTCGTCCTGAACATCGCCAACGATCGCTCGATCGCATGGCATATCGCGCAGCAATGTGTCAGCCATGGTGCCGACGTCGGGTACGGCTTTCTGTCGGCGAACGAAAAGATGGAACGGCGTGCCCGCAAGGCGATCGAGGCGATTGACGGCATCCCCGACGACTACTTCCTGCACGGCTGTGACGTCGGCTCGGACGAGTCCATCGCCGAGTTCTTTGATGCTGCCAGTAAGCGGTTCGGCAAGATCGACTTCCTCGTGCATTCGCTGGCGTTCGCGGACCGCACTTACCTCGCGAAGGGCAAGTTTCTCGAGACACCGCGTGACGTGTTTGCCCAGGCGTTGGACATTTCGGCGTACTCGTTGATCGGGCTGACCCGTGCGGCCGCGCCGCTGATGAGCGATGGCGGCAGTGTCATCGCGCTGACCTACCTCGGCAGCGAGAAAGCTGTTCCCGGGTACAACGTTATGGGCGTTGCCAAGGCCGCGCTGGAGTCGGCCGCCCGATACCTCGCTTTCGAGCTCGGCGAGAAGAACATCCGTGTCAACAGCCTCTCCGCTGGCCCGGTCCGCACGCTCAGCGCCATGGCCGTCGGCGGCATCGACGAGATGTTCGAGCACACCGAACGCAAGGCACCGCTCAAACGCAACATCGAAGGCGACGAAGTCGGCAAGACCGCGCTCTACCTGCTCAGCGATCTGAGTAGCGGCGTCACCGGTGAATGCCATTATGTAGACGCCGGCTTCCGGCAGGTCGGGCTGTAA
- a CDS encoding glycosyltransferase family 1 protein: MTSRLRIIVGGLVGQYPLGGVAWDYFHYVLGLAELGHEVYYHEDTWVWPHDPRKNYPVDDPSYTVDFIRGFFERHAPHLADRWCYVLLHDKHFGMSKAAFDEVCRTADVYLNVSGACFLPDNLGPQCKRVFLDTDPGYNQIVLETKPTWSENVDRWADTVRAHDVHLTYAENLYADDCLIPRCGIDWKPTRCVVTLPQWKALPAPKPGAPWTTIMTWGYFKGKLTWQGVDYGQKVPEFEKFETLPSRTDVPLRMAVAGHQFDPGKIGGLGWDFLDGQQATLMPESYQDFIATSVGEWSVAKNVYVATRSGWFSCRTACYLAAGRPAVVQETGWSKYLPSGPGCRAFTTMAEATEALAEMQADLPTHRAAAYDFAREHLAPDRVLPPMLDAIQS; encoded by the coding sequence GTGACCTCACGCCTGCGCATCATCGTCGGCGGGCTTGTCGGCCAGTATCCGTTGGGCGGGGTGGCGTGGGATTACTTCCACTACGTCCTCGGTCTGGCCGAGCTTGGGCATGAGGTGTACTACCACGAGGACACGTGGGTCTGGCCACACGATCCGCGCAAGAACTATCCTGTCGACGATCCGAGCTACACCGTCGATTTCATCCGGGGCTTCTTCGAACGCCACGCGCCGCACCTGGCCGACCGCTGGTGCTATGTGCTCCTGCATGACAAGCACTTTGGCATGAGCAAGGCGGCGTTCGACGAGGTCTGCCGCACGGCCGACGTCTATCTCAACGTCAGCGGCGCGTGCTTTTTGCCCGACAACCTCGGCCCGCAATGTAAGCGTGTCTTCCTCGACACCGACCCCGGCTACAACCAGATCGTCCTAGAAACCAAGCCGACGTGGAGCGAGAACGTCGACCGCTGGGCCGACACGGTGCGGGCGCATGACGTGCATCTGACGTATGCGGAGAACCTCTACGCCGACGACTGCCTGATCCCTCGTTGCGGCATCGATTGGAAGCCGACGCGTTGCGTGGTGACGTTGCCGCAATGGAAAGCTTTGCCCGCGCCCAAGCCCGGAGCGCCATGGACGACGATCATGACGTGGGGATATTTCAAGGGGAAGCTCACCTGGCAGGGCGTGGACTACGGGCAGAAGGTGCCGGAGTTCGAGAAGTTCGAGACGCTGCCGAGCCGGACCGACGTGCCGCTCCGCATGGCGGTGGCGGGACACCAGTTCGACCCGGGAAAGATCGGCGGTCTTGGCTGGGACTTCCTCGACGGACAGCAAGCCACGCTCATGCCCGAGAGTTATCAGGACTTCATCGCGACAAGCGTCGGCGAGTGGTCGGTGGCGAAGAACGTGTACGTCGCCACGCGCAGCGGGTGGTTCAGCTGCCGGACCGCGTGCTACCTCGCGGCCGGCCGGCCGGCGGTCGTGCAGGAAACCGGCTGGAGCAAGTACCTCCCCAGCGGCCCGGGTTGCCGGGCGTTCACGACGATGGCCGAAGCGACCGAAGCGCTGGCCGAGATGCAAGCGGACCTTCCGACCCACCGCGCCGCCGCCTACGACTTCGCCCGTGAGCACCTCGCGCCGGACCGGGTGTTGCCGCCGATGCTCGACGCGATCCAGTCATGA
- a CDS encoding UDP-3-O-(3-hydroxymyristoyl)glucosamine N-acyltransferase, which translates to MMTVAEIAALIGCTTPPGAESERVVRAPNTLEHAGPDEVALLGSQRYVHLLETTGAGVVIAADSVELPTRAQSPVVLRVADAEAAFHSVVRQFAPPRATGVHPSAVVDASVVMGSDCYIGPNCYVGPGTILGDRVTLQANVVIGTDGFGYRWDGSAHVRVPHLGHVEIGDDVEIGANTCIDRSKYAAQPTVIGTGTKIDNLVQIAHNVRIGKHCIIVSGTGIAGSTTVGDGVVFAAHVSVRDHITIGDGAAFSARAAIAQDVPPGAHLGGMPAVNHRNFLRTAILLEKLPQMFRDIKALKNRPDE; encoded by the coding sequence ATGATGACGGTTGCGGAAATTGCCGCGCTGATTGGCTGCACGACACCGCCCGGGGCGGAGTCCGAGCGCGTCGTACGAGCGCCCAACACCCTCGAACATGCCGGGCCCGACGAGGTCGCCTTGCTTGGGAGCCAGCGGTACGTCCACCTGCTCGAGACAACGGGTGCCGGCGTGGTTATCGCGGCCGACAGTGTCGAACTACCCACCCGTGCGCAATCGCCCGTGGTGCTGCGGGTCGCGGACGCAGAAGCCGCGTTTCATTCGGTGGTCCGCCAGTTCGCCCCGCCCCGCGCAACGGGCGTACACCCGTCGGCCGTCGTCGACGCATCGGTGGTGATGGGAAGTGACTGCTACATCGGCCCGAACTGCTACGTCGGCCCCGGCACGATCCTCGGCGATCGCGTCACGCTCCAGGCCAACGTCGTGATCGGCACCGACGGGTTCGGCTATCGCTGGGACGGATCCGCCCACGTTCGCGTCCCGCACCTCGGCCATGTCGAGATCGGCGACGATGTGGAGATCGGGGCCAACACCTGTATTGACCGCAGCAAGTACGCCGCCCAGCCGACTGTCATCGGTACGGGCACCAAGATCGACAACCTTGTCCAAATCGCCCACAACGTCCGCATCGGGAAGCACTGCATCATCGTGAGCGGGACGGGCATCGCCGGATCGACCACGGTCGGCGACGGTGTCGTGTTCGCGGCCCATGTTTCGGTGCGGGACCACATCACGATCGGGGATGGTGCGGCCTTCTCGGCCCGCGCGGCCATCGCCCAAGACGTCCCGCCGGGCGCGCACCTTGGTGGCATGCCGGCCGTCAACCACCGAAATTTCCTCCGTACCGCCATCTTACTCGAGAAGCTCCCCCAGATGTTTCGGGACATCAAGGCGCTCAAGAATCGGCCGGACGAGTAG
- a CDS encoding glycosyltransferase, with product MTASLNIVVGGYIVGLPLAGMTWHHLHYLLGLARLGHRVTFLEDSGAFAVPYNPMTFATEADPSYGIAYLRRCFAAVGLEIPWCYVSRHTGPGELTHFGLNERELHDAIKSADLYISVSGVTPWHASRPRPRRTLGIDTDPVYTQGKMPRDAEFDTYWRDFDRRATFGTNLGTPGCDVPTHGLDWFPTRQPIVLDQWPVTPVPNDGAFTTVGQWDHDSDRHVDVAGSRFLSSKAPGWLSLRDLPDRVPASYRPAMSKVPGDVAKAFADRGWTFTDPTEPSLSLDAYGGYIGASLAELTPAKQIYAGSHCGWFSDRSACYLASGRPVVTQSTGFEQHLPTGEGLLAFADIAEAAAAVRTILSDPQRHATAARQIAEWHFDARDLLPTLLCYALD from the coding sequence ATGACCGCTTCGCTCAACATCGTCGTCGGTGGGTACATCGTCGGACTGCCACTGGCGGGGATGACTTGGCATCACCTGCATTATCTGCTTGGCTTGGCCCGTCTCGGGCATCGGGTGACGTTTCTCGAAGACAGTGGGGCGTTCGCGGTGCCGTACAACCCGATGACGTTCGCCACCGAAGCGGACCCGAGCTACGGGATCGCGTATCTGCGGCGATGCTTCGCGGCTGTCGGGCTGGAGATTCCGTGGTGCTATGTCAGTCGCCACACCGGCCCGGGCGAACTGACGCACTTTGGCTTGAACGAACGTGAGCTTCACGACGCGATCAAGTCGGCCGACCTGTACATCTCTGTCAGCGGGGTTACGCCGTGGCACGCGTCACGCCCTCGACCCCGTCGCACGCTCGGCATCGACACCGACCCCGTCTACACGCAAGGCAAGATGCCCCGTGATGCGGAGTTCGACACGTACTGGCGTGACTTCGACCGCCGTGCGACGTTCGGGACGAACCTTGGCACGCCCGGCTGTGACGTGCCGACGCACGGGCTCGACTGGTTCCCGACACGCCAGCCGATCGTGCTGGACCAATGGCCGGTCACGCCGGTGCCGAACGACGGGGCGTTCACGACCGTCGGCCAATGGGACCACGACTCCGATCGACACGTCGATGTTGCCGGCAGCCGATTCCTCAGCAGCAAAGCCCCGGGCTGGCTGTCCTTGCGAGACCTACCGGATCGGGTACCCGCCAGCTATCGGCCGGCCATGTCAAAGGTGCCGGGCGACGTGGCCAAGGCGTTTGCGGACCGTGGTTGGACGTTCACGGATCCGACCGAGCCGTCGTTGTCGCTTGACGCATACGGCGGCTACATCGGTGCCAGTCTGGCGGAGTTGACGCCGGCCAAGCAGATTTACGCGGGCAGTCATTGCGGCTGGTTCAGCGACCGCTCGGCGTGCTACCTCGCGTCGGGTCGGCCTGTCGTGACGCAGTCGACGGGCTTCGAGCAGCATCTACCGACCGGCGAGGGCCTCCTTGCTTTCGCGGATATTGCTGAGGCCGCTGCGGCTGTTCGGACCATCCTGTCGGACCCCCAACGCCATGCGACCGCAGCACGCCAAATCGCCGAGTGGCATTTTGATGCACGAGATTTGCTGCCGACGCTGCTCTGTTATGCGTTGGACTGA